Proteins co-encoded in one Arthrobacter sp. ERGS1:01 genomic window:
- a CDS encoding ABC transporter substrate-binding protein — protein MPQPIDVGSILGGRYKVTGRILASAEGDVILDGLDQVLNRPVSILVSAVANSANLTQSAREVATGERVSGVSILDLGAADGATYLIAARTTPADLLDLVVPTEAVEEPVYREPFFTDTLGTEIFGSARDVAPSISAYVYEDDSPLTPAAPTPAVRRTPQQPPARQQAPRPATPTAAVPAAVVPPVVVPPVVVPPAAATPRAPEPAAEPKVTLWDDEDYGFINDDHEATVGQARKAGTFPAEARAASDDYEDYAAEPEQDEDEDDNAPRTGGRWLTGVIVTALVAAALIFAITHIGSLVNGGNVAETGKNTPAVSAPATGAQTTAVKPPVAVVVPPSIQAISDITVYAPGAEHYNEMFIPRLKNAFDNNKGTYWPTVEFSNDTFAGVTDSIDLAVELKAVSNISSVTINQIGGSGGQFNILTNSKPSLDGAVKIGSGSFSSPDFTLKAADGVKAKYVIINFTQLPKLQPFQAYPYGLKIAEIDVK, from the coding sequence GTGCCACAACCCATTGATGTGGGCTCCATCCTTGGCGGCCGTTACAAGGTGACCGGCCGCATTCTGGCCTCCGCCGAGGGCGACGTCATTTTGGACGGCCTGGACCAGGTTTTGAACCGGCCTGTCAGTATCCTGGTGTCGGCGGTGGCGAATTCTGCGAACCTGACCCAAAGCGCCCGCGAGGTGGCCACCGGCGAACGGGTGTCGGGTGTTTCCATCCTTGACCTCGGTGCGGCCGACGGCGCCACCTACCTCATTGCCGCACGCACCACCCCCGCGGACCTGCTGGACCTGGTGGTCCCCACGGAAGCGGTTGAGGAACCCGTCTACCGTGAACCGTTCTTCACCGACACGCTGGGCACGGAGATCTTCGGCTCGGCCCGCGACGTGGCACCGTCCATCAGCGCGTACGTCTACGAGGACGACTCTCCGCTGACCCCTGCCGCGCCGACGCCGGCGGTCCGGCGCACCCCGCAGCAACCTCCCGCCCGGCAGCAGGCCCCCCGGCCCGCGACCCCCACGGCGGCCGTGCCGGCCGCCGTCGTACCCCCCGTGGTGGTGCCGCCCGTGGTGGTGCCGCCCGCAGCAGCAACGCCCCGTGCTCCCGAGCCGGCCGCCGAACCCAAGGTGACCCTGTGGGACGACGAGGACTACGGCTTCATCAACGACGACCATGAGGCAACCGTCGGCCAGGCCCGCAAGGCCGGCACGTTCCCGGCCGAGGCCCGAGCGGCCAGCGACGACTACGAGGATTACGCGGCGGAACCGGAGCAGGATGAGGACGAGGACGACAACGCGCCCCGCACCGGCGGACGCTGGCTTACCGGCGTCATTGTCACGGCCCTCGTGGCGGCGGCACTGATCTTTGCCATCACCCACATTGGCAGCCTGGTCAACGGCGGCAACGTCGCGGAGACCGGGAAGAACACCCCGGCAGTCTCGGCGCCGGCCACCGGTGCCCAAACCACCGCCGTGAAGCCCCCCGTCGCCGTCGTGGTGCCCCCTTCCATCCAGGCCATCTCCGACATCACCGTCTACGCGCCCGGCGCCGAACACTACAACGAAATGTTCATCCCGCGCCTGAAGAACGCCTTCGACAACAACAAGGGCACCTACTGGCCCACGGTGGAGTTCTCCAACGACACCTTCGCCGGCGTCACGGACAGCATCGACCTGGCCGTGGAACTGAAAGCGGTGTCCAACATCAGTTCCGTGACGATCAACCAGATCGGCGGCTCGGGCGGACAGTTCAACATCCTCACCAACAGCAAGCCGTCCCTTGATGGCGCGGTCAAGATCGGCAGCGGATCGTTCAGTTCGCCGGACTTCACCCTGAAGGCGGCCGACGGCGTGAAGGCCAAATACGTCATCATCAACTTCACCCAGCTGCCCAAGCTGCAACCGTTCCAGGCATACCCGTACGGGTTGAAAATTGCCGAGATCGACGTCAAGTAG
- the trxB gene encoding thioredoxin-disulfide reductase, whose translation MTTQATPAGDIRDVIIVGSGPAGYTAAIYTARADLKPLMIAGSVTAGGELMNTTDVENFPGFPDGIMGPDLMENFGKQAERFGTEVMYDDVTSVALDGAVKTVTLADGREFKARAIILSTGSAYRELGVEGEKRLVGHGVSSCATCDGFFFKGHNIAVIGGGDSAMEEAIFLTKFAESVTVVHRRETLRASKIMADRALNHPKIKFVWNSEVVGIDGEDKVNNVRLNNLVTGEKSDLPVTGVFVAIGNDPRVDLVKDVLNLTDAGTIAVEGRSSKTSLPGVFAAGDVVDPTYRQAITASGSGCVAALDVEHFLAELDS comes from the coding sequence GTGACCACGCAAGCGACCCCCGCCGGTGATATCCGCGACGTCATCATCGTAGGCTCCGGCCCGGCCGGCTACACGGCTGCCATCTACACCGCGCGGGCCGATCTCAAACCGTTGATGATCGCCGGTTCCGTCACTGCCGGTGGCGAGCTGATGAACACGACCGACGTTGAGAACTTCCCCGGTTTCCCCGACGGCATCATGGGCCCGGACCTGATGGAAAACTTCGGCAAGCAGGCAGAGCGCTTCGGCACCGAGGTCATGTACGACGACGTCACCTCCGTTGCGCTTGATGGTGCGGTGAAGACCGTGACCCTGGCCGACGGCCGCGAGTTCAAGGCGCGCGCAATCATCCTCTCCACCGGCTCCGCTTACCGTGAGCTGGGCGTGGAGGGCGAGAAGCGCCTGGTGGGCCACGGCGTCAGCTCCTGTGCCACGTGCGACGGCTTCTTCTTCAAGGGCCACAACATCGCCGTCATTGGCGGCGGCGACTCCGCCATGGAGGAGGCCATCTTCCTGACGAAGTTTGCCGAGTCCGTAACCGTGGTGCACCGTCGCGAGACGCTGCGGGCCTCCAAGATCATGGCCGATCGCGCCCTGAACCACCCGAAGATCAAGTTCGTTTGGAACTCCGAGGTGGTGGGCATTGACGGCGAGGACAAGGTCAACAACGTCCGCCTCAACAACCTGGTCACCGGCGAGAAGAGCGATCTCCCCGTCACCGGCGTATTCGTTGCCATAGGCAACGATCCCCGCGTTGACCTGGTCAAGGACGTCCTGAACCTCACCGACGCCGGGACCATTGCCGTCGAGGGCCGCTCCTCCAAGACCAGCCTCCCCGGCGTCTTCGCGGCCGGCGACGTCGTCGACCCCACCTACCGCCAGGCCATCACGGCCTCCGGCTCCGGCTGTGTGGCAGCCCTGGACGTGGAACATTTCCTCGCCGAGCTTGATTCCTAA
- the trxA gene encoding thioredoxin translates to MSNAKSATDASFAEDVLNSDKPVIVDFWAEWCGPCRKIGPILDEMSVEYADKVQVVKVDVDANPAISAKYGITSIPAVYLFQGGEVKSTVIGARPKQYLEKEFADYLQ, encoded by the coding sequence ATGAGCAATGCAAAGAGCGCTACCGACGCAAGCTTCGCCGAAGACGTCCTGAATTCCGACAAGCCGGTCATCGTGGACTTCTGGGCCGAATGGTGCGGCCCCTGCCGGAAGATCGGCCCCATCCTCGACGAAATGTCGGTGGAGTACGCCGACAAGGTCCAGGTCGTCAAGGTCGACGTTGATGCCAACCCGGCCATCTCCGCCAAGTACGGAATCACCTCGATTCCGGCCGTCTACCTGTTCCAGGGTGGCGAGGTGAAGAGCACCGTGATCGGCGCCCGTCCCAAGCAGTACCTTGAAAAGGAATTCGCCGACTACCTGCAGTAA
- a CDS encoding polynucleotide kinase-phosphatase: MAELGIPQLCLLVLVGASGAGKSTFARQHFHPFEVLSSDFFRGLVSNDENDQGATKAAFESLMFVAGKRLDAGLLTVVDATSVQAESRRELIRLARDHDVLPVAVVLDLPMATSIERDAQRSDRQVGARVIRRQADQLRRSLKSLGREGFRKVHVLHNEAEVAAASFKREPLLNDFRQDVGPFDVIGDVHGCLAELEAILAKLGYRIDRDADGRATDAAHPEGRKAIFVGDLVDRGPDSPGVLRLVMGMVRNGHARSVPGNHEDKLVRALRGKKVQTGHGLAETLAQLASEPADFRAEVLGFCEGLVSHLVLDGGKLVVAHAGLLESYHGRASARVRAFALYGDTTGETDVYGLPVRYPWAEDYRGAATVLYGHTPTVDAEWVNGTMCLDTGCVFGGKLTALRYPEKEVVTVPAERIWCEPVKPLAPAPGAEPERAADMLRIDDVLGRQVIETGTHGRIGIREQYAAGALEVMSRWAIDPRWLPYLPPTMTPAPASEVDGYLEHPGEAFAVYRKDGVEQVVCEEKHMGSRVVVLLSRNAARFAAPDGWRGTVYTRTGRPFFQPETTDIFLARLDDAMERAGLWAELDTDWILLDAELLPWSLKAGEMIRNHYAAVGAAATTALGRAVTALEQAADGGADVAELLARTVAREQNAADYVAAYRRYSAPAEGLEGVQVAPFQVLATEGRSYSRTGHDWHLGITERLAAADPELIRPTQSMVVDVRDQASTDAGTLWWTKLTESGGEGMVVKPLANLSRGTKGMVQPGIKVRGREYLRIIYGPDYTEPHNLGRLRNRNEAHKRSMASREYALGLEAVERLVGGEPLWRIHQAVFAVLAMESEAVDPRL, from the coding sequence ATGGCTGAATTGGGAATTCCGCAACTGTGCCTGCTGGTGCTGGTGGGTGCCAGCGGGGCCGGCAAGTCCACGTTCGCCCGCCAGCACTTCCACCCCTTCGAAGTGCTCTCAAGCGACTTCTTCCGCGGGCTTGTCTCCAATGATGAGAACGACCAGGGCGCCACGAAGGCCGCCTTTGAGTCCCTCATGTTTGTGGCAGGAAAGAGGCTCGACGCCGGCCTGTTGACGGTGGTCGACGCAACCAGCGTGCAAGCGGAGTCCCGGCGTGAATTGATTCGACTGGCCCGTGACCATGACGTGCTGCCCGTGGCCGTGGTGCTGGACCTGCCCATGGCGACAAGCATTGAGCGGGACGCGCAGCGCAGTGACCGGCAGGTGGGCGCCCGGGTGATCCGGCGCCAGGCGGACCAATTGCGCCGCTCCCTGAAGAGCCTGGGCAGGGAAGGTTTCCGGAAGGTCCACGTCCTGCACAACGAGGCCGAGGTTGCCGCCGCCTCCTTCAAGCGCGAGCCACTGCTCAATGACTTCCGCCAGGACGTGGGGCCCTTCGACGTGATCGGCGACGTCCACGGATGCCTGGCCGAACTGGAAGCAATACTGGCCAAGCTGGGGTACCGGATCGACCGGGATGCCGATGGCAGGGCCACCGACGCCGCGCATCCGGAGGGGCGCAAGGCGATATTTGTCGGTGACCTGGTGGACCGCGGACCCGACAGTCCCGGCGTCCTGCGGCTCGTCATGGGGATGGTGCGCAACGGCCACGCCCGTTCGGTGCCGGGCAATCACGAGGACAAACTGGTGCGGGCGCTGCGCGGCAAGAAGGTGCAGACCGGCCACGGCCTGGCCGAAACGCTCGCCCAACTGGCCTCGGAACCGGCGGACTTCCGTGCAGAGGTGCTGGGCTTCTGCGAGGGCCTCGTCTCCCATCTGGTGCTCGACGGCGGCAAATTGGTGGTGGCCCACGCCGGACTCCTCGAAAGCTACCACGGGCGCGCATCGGCCCGGGTGCGTGCCTTCGCCCTGTATGGCGATACAACAGGGGAGACGGACGTTTACGGACTTCCTGTTCGCTACCCGTGGGCCGAGGACTACCGGGGTGCAGCAACCGTGCTCTACGGCCACACGCCGACAGTTGACGCGGAGTGGGTCAACGGGACCATGTGCCTGGACACGGGCTGCGTCTTCGGCGGCAAGCTCACAGCCCTGCGCTACCCGGAAAAGGAGGTCGTCACCGTCCCGGCGGAGCGAATCTGGTGCGAGCCGGTCAAGCCCTTGGCACCGGCGCCCGGCGCGGAACCGGAACGCGCGGCCGACATGCTGCGGATCGATGACGTGCTGGGCCGTCAGGTCATCGAAACGGGCACACATGGAAGGATCGGTATCCGGGAACAGTACGCCGCCGGCGCCCTCGAGGTGATGAGCCGCTGGGCGATTGATCCGCGCTGGCTGCCATACCTTCCACCCACCATGACGCCGGCCCCGGCCTCGGAAGTGGACGGCTACCTGGAACACCCGGGCGAAGCCTTTGCCGTCTACCGCAAGGACGGGGTGGAGCAGGTGGTCTGCGAGGAGAAGCACATGGGCTCGCGGGTCGTGGTGCTCCTGAGCCGGAATGCCGCGAGGTTCGCGGCTCCGGATGGCTGGCGCGGCACGGTGTACACGCGCACGGGCCGGCCGTTCTTTCAACCAGAGACCACGGATATTTTCCTCGCACGGCTTGACGATGCGATGGAACGGGCGGGGCTATGGGCCGAGCTCGACACCGACTGGATCCTCCTCGACGCCGAACTCCTGCCTTGGTCACTCAAGGCGGGCGAGATGATCCGCAACCACTATGCCGCCGTCGGCGCCGCAGCCACGACGGCACTGGGACGGGCCGTCACTGCACTGGAACAGGCTGCCGACGGCGGTGCCGATGTTGCCGAATTGCTGGCCCGGACCGTGGCGAGGGAGCAGAACGCGGCCGACTATGTGGCCGCGTACAGGCGCTACAGTGCTCCGGCAGAGGGGTTGGAGGGCGTGCAAGTGGCCCCTTTCCAGGTTCTGGCGACGGAGGGCAGGAGCTACTCACGCACCGGCCACGACTGGCACCTGGGCATCACCGAACGGTTGGCGGCCGCCGATCCCGAACTTATCCGGCCCACGCAGTCGATGGTTGTGGACGTCCGGGACCAGGCATCCACCGATGCCGGAACGTTGTGGTGGACGAAGCTGACCGAAAGCGGAGGGGAGGGCATGGTGGTCAAACCGCTGGCCAATCTGTCGCGTGGCACCAAGGGCATGGTCCAACCGGGCATCAAGGTGCGGGGGCGGGAGTATCTGCGCATCATCTATGGCCCGGACTATACCGAGCCGCACAATCTTGGGCGATTGCGAAATCGCAATGAGGCCCACAAACGGTCGATGGCATCGAGGGAGTACGCGCTTGGCTTGGAAGCAGTGGAACGCCTGGTGGGTGGCGAACCCTTGTGGCGGATCCATCAGGCGGTGTTTGCCGTCCTCGCCATGGAGTCCGAGGCCGTGGACCCCCGGCTGTAA
- a CDS encoding 3' terminal RNA ribose 2'-O-methyltransferase Hen1, which translates to MLVTITYTGPAATDLGYLLHKHPGKVQAFDTSVGTAHVFYPEKEAARCTVAMLLEIDALALARNKHLRGGSGADSLDNYVNDRPYASSSMTAVALGQLFRTAMTGRCDSRPELAASAIPLEIALTAVPVKGGSGLAQRLFEPLGWNVAEESIPLDPQDPGWGASDYVNLQLRGTVRLAAALRQIYVLLPVMDDSKHYWVGDDEVAKLLRAGEGWLNDHPERELITRRYLAHQRDMVDAATEAFPVNHDAAVPSDGDAEAPIVPLHRLRADAVMAALKEVGAHSVADLGCGEGALIKRLLGDSAFEEIIGTDVSARALANAAQRLRLDEVSERHRDRVRLLHSSVTYLDDRLRGLDAAVLMEVVEHLDPERLPALEQSVFGYSRPQTVVVTTPNVEYNVLYPRLGAGQRRHPDHRFEWTRHEFQAWASSVGATHGYDVDFRTVGDVDPEAGSPTQLALFRRG; encoded by the coding sequence TTGCTCGTCACCATCACCTATACGGGTCCTGCCGCTACCGATCTTGGATATCTCCTCCACAAGCATCCCGGCAAGGTCCAGGCATTCGACACGAGCGTGGGCACTGCCCATGTCTTTTATCCCGAGAAGGAAGCAGCCCGCTGCACGGTCGCCATGCTCCTGGAGATCGACGCGTTGGCACTTGCAAGGAACAAGCATCTGCGGGGAGGCTCCGGCGCTGATTCCCTGGACAACTATGTCAACGACCGGCCCTACGCATCATCCTCCATGACCGCCGTGGCGCTCGGGCAATTGTTTAGGACGGCAATGACCGGCCGCTGCGACTCCCGCCCGGAACTGGCTGCCTCCGCCATACCGCTGGAGATCGCCCTGACAGCGGTTCCGGTCAAGGGCGGGTCCGGGCTGGCGCAGCGCCTCTTTGAGCCTCTTGGCTGGAACGTGGCGGAGGAGTCCATACCGTTGGATCCCCAGGATCCCGGCTGGGGTGCGTCGGACTACGTCAACCTGCAGCTTCGCGGAACGGTCCGGCTCGCCGCCGCCCTGAGGCAGATCTACGTCCTACTCCCGGTCATGGACGACTCCAAACACTATTGGGTGGGCGACGACGAGGTGGCGAAGCTGCTCCGTGCGGGGGAGGGATGGCTGAACGACCATCCCGAACGGGAACTGATCACCCGCCGCTACCTGGCCCACCAGCGGGACATGGTGGACGCCGCCACCGAAGCCTTCCCGGTTAACCATGATGCCGCAGTGCCGAGCGACGGGGACGCCGAAGCTCCAATCGTTCCGCTGCACCGACTCCGGGCCGACGCCGTCATGGCGGCACTGAAGGAGGTGGGCGCGCACAGCGTTGCGGACCTGGGCTGCGGGGAAGGTGCGCTGATCAAACGGCTCCTGGGTGATTCCGCCTTTGAGGAAATCATCGGCACCGACGTTTCCGCCAGGGCCCTGGCGAACGCGGCACAGCGGCTGCGGCTCGACGAGGTCTCCGAGCGCCACCGCGACAGGGTGCGGCTGCTCCATTCCTCCGTCACCTACCTCGACGACAGGCTGCGTGGGTTGGACGCCGCCGTCCTCATGGAGGTCGTGGAGCACCTTGATCCGGAACGGCTGCCGGCTTTGGAGCAAAGCGTCTTTGGATACTCGCGCCCACAGACGGTGGTGGTCACGACACCCAACGTCGAATACAACGTGCTCTACCCGCGGCTTGGCGCGGGGCAGCGGCGCCACCCGGATCACAGATTTGAGTGGACCCGGCATGAGTTCCAGGCATGGGCGTCCTCGGTCGGTGCCACCCACGGCTACGACGTGGACTTCCGCACGGTGGGCGACGTCGATCCCGAGGCGGGTTCACCCACTCAACTTGCGCTCTTTAGGAGGGGCTGA
- a CDS encoding Ada metal-binding domain-containing protein, with translation MTAMALRQAPADQRRGPVDSHEWWDQTSPLRGVTMKQYELIGTDGRPYPSPAKGLWGGHRGNKIYGLMECPAATRAIALGSYVKSRVFFADESTAIAAGYRPCGVCLREKYLIWKHERREGGIYCALPPDRRADNSSCRIG, from the coding sequence ATGACCGCAATGGCACTGCGGCAAGCACCGGCGGACCAGCGGCGCGGGCCCGTTGATTCCCACGAATGGTGGGACCAAACTTCACCACTACGTGGAGTGACGATGAAACAGTATGAGCTGATCGGCACCGACGGCCGCCCCTATCCGTCCCCGGCCAAGGGGCTTTGGGGTGGCCACCGCGGCAACAAAATCTACGGGCTGATGGAGTGCCCCGCCGCGACCAGGGCGATTGCCCTCGGCAGCTATGTGAAGAGCCGGGTGTTCTTTGCTGATGAGTCCACGGCAATCGCTGCCGGTTACCGGCCTTGTGGAGTCTGCCTGCGCGAGAAGTACCTCATCTGGAAGCATGAACGACGTGAAGGAGGCATCTATTGTGCACTCCCCCCGGATCGACGAGCTGATAATTCCTCCTGCCGGATTGGATAA
- a CDS encoding alpha-ketoglutarate-dependent dioxygenase AlkB family protein, whose product MNYLFGDDFIARPRRELAPGAVHVPNWLTLEQQQWIVARFKEWANGPVPIRSARVGGHEMSVKTVCLGWHWHPYQYTRNAVDVNGNRVLDFPDWMVRLGRKAIVEASGDPNAGDDYTPDTALLNYYDATARMGMHQDKDELSNAPVVSLSIGDTSTFRFGNTTNRSKPYEDITLASGDLFVFGGASRLAYHGITRIHPGTAPADCGLNAGRINITMRVTGLNDQ is encoded by the coding sequence ATGAACTACCTGTTCGGCGACGACTTCATCGCCCGGCCCCGCCGCGAGTTGGCGCCCGGGGCCGTGCATGTTCCAAACTGGCTGACTCTGGAACAACAACAGTGGATCGTCGCCCGGTTCAAGGAATGGGCCAACGGGCCGGTGCCCATCCGCTCGGCAAGGGTCGGCGGCCACGAAATGTCCGTGAAGACGGTCTGTCTCGGCTGGCACTGGCACCCTTACCAATACACGCGAAACGCCGTTGACGTAAACGGCAACCGCGTGCTCGACTTCCCCGACTGGATGGTCCGGCTCGGCAGGAAGGCCATCGTCGAGGCATCCGGCGACCCTAATGCCGGCGATGACTACACCCCCGACACGGCCCTGTTGAACTACTACGACGCGACTGCTCGCATGGGAATGCATCAGGACAAGGATGAGCTCTCCAATGCCCCCGTGGTGTCCCTGTCTATCGGCGACACCTCCACGTTCCGCTTTGGAAACACAACAAACAGGTCGAAGCCCTACGAAGATATCACCCTGGCCTCCGGAGACCTGTTCGTCTTCGGCGGTGCCTCACGCCTGGCCTACCACGGCATTACCCGCATCCACCCGGGCACGGCACCCGCCGACTGTGGGCTGAATGCCGGACGTATCAACATCACCATGCGCGTCACCGGATTGAACGATCAATGA
- a CDS encoding ParB/RepB/Spo0J family partition protein, translating to MTDKRRGLGRGLGALIPSSASDDSGASSQPTRPVDLFFPEPKSRKPAVSRETKKPVVDSEPAPVSGPELVEVPGARFMELPVGDIHPNRKQPRTIFDEDDMAELVHSVREIGVLQPIVVRKSSEKSDQPYELVMGERRWRASQAAGLQTIPVIVRETTDDNLLRDALLENLHRSQLNPLEEAAAYQQLLEDFGTTHEQLADKIGRSRPQVSNTLRLLKLPPVVQRRVAAGVLSAGHARALLALPDVDSMERLAQKIVAEGMSVRATEEAVQLYQAPDAAKRVAPAKPSPRHERLDFLASSLSDRLDTNVKISLGARKGKVSIEFASVEDLNRIMDVLSPDTN from the coding sequence ATGACCGATAAGCGTAGAGGCCTTGGTCGCGGCTTGGGTGCCTTGATTCCCAGCTCGGCGTCCGACGACTCCGGTGCATCCTCGCAGCCGACGCGCCCGGTGGATTTGTTCTTCCCCGAGCCCAAGAGCCGGAAGCCCGCAGTTTCACGTGAAACAAAGAAGCCGGTTGTGGATTCGGAGCCGGCTCCTGTTTCCGGACCGGAGCTGGTGGAAGTACCCGGCGCCCGGTTCATGGAATTGCCCGTGGGGGACATTCACCCCAACCGCAAGCAGCCGCGTACCATTTTCGATGAAGACGATATGGCCGAATTGGTCCATTCCGTCCGGGAAATCGGTGTCCTGCAGCCAATCGTGGTGCGCAAGTCCTCCGAAAAGAGCGACCAACCGTACGAATTGGTTATGGGTGAGCGCCGCTGGCGCGCCTCCCAGGCGGCGGGTCTTCAGACAATTCCGGTTATTGTCCGAGAAACCACCGATGACAACTTGTTGCGCGACGCGTTGCTGGAGAACCTGCATCGCAGCCAGCTGAATCCGTTGGAAGAGGCTGCCGCGTACCAGCAGTTGCTGGAAGACTTTGGCACCACCCACGAGCAGCTTGCCGACAAGATCGGGCGTTCCCGACCGCAGGTCTCCAACACCCTGCGCCTGCTCAAACTGCCGCCCGTCGTTCAACGCCGTGTCGCGGCAGGGGTGCTCTCGGCAGGCCACGCCCGTGCCCTGTTGGCCCTTCCCGATGTGGACTCCATGGAGCGCTTGGCCCAGAAGATCGTCGCCGAGGGCATGTCCGTTCGTGCGACGGAGGAGGCCGTGCAGTTGTACCAGGCTCCCGATGCGGCAAAGCGGGTTGCGCCGGCGAAGCCCAGCCCTCGGCATGAGCGTCTTGATTTTCTTGCCAGTTCGCTGTCGGACCGTTTGGACACGAACGTGAAGATCTCATTGGGAGCCCGTAAGGGCAAGGTCAGCATTGAGTTCGCCTCGGTGGAGGACCTGAACCGAATTATGGATGTCCTGTCCCCGGACACAAACTAA
- a CDS encoding ParA family protein — translation MTSSEAASQRIPPFMSLGSARSDANGAIGTQFGARLINQPKTVDSSNERHVSRETTASDVSAFGNDFDESSPIASQLVSETKRRERLLGRKLPRPSHTRILTVANQKGGVGKTTTTVNIAAALASAGLQVLVIDIDPQGNASTALGVPHHAEIDSIYDVLINDFAMSDVVQQCPDIDNLYCAPATIHLAGAEIELVSLVAREQRLRRAIDGYVKYREANGEERLDFIFIDCPPSLGLLTVNAFCAANEVMIPIQCEYYALEGLSQLLKNIEMIQKHLNSDLVVSTILLTMYDGRTNLAAHVAADVREHFPKQVLQALIPRSVRISEAPSYQQTVMTYDPSSTGALSYLEAAAELAER, via the coding sequence GTGACCAGTAGCGAAGCAGCTTCGCAACGGATCCCTCCGTTCATGTCGTTGGGGTCGGCACGATCTGATGCAAACGGCGCGATCGGAACCCAGTTCGGCGCCCGACTTATAAATCAACCTAAAACGGTTGATTCATCAAACGAGCGTCATGTTTCACGTGAAACAACAGCAAGTGATGTCTCCGCTTTTGGCAACGACTTTGACGAGAGTAGTCCCATTGCCAGCCAGCTGGTCAGTGAGACCAAGCGCCGCGAGCGACTGTTGGGCCGCAAGTTGCCGCGCCCCAGCCACACGCGGATCCTGACTGTTGCCAACCAAAAGGGTGGCGTTGGCAAGACCACCACCACGGTCAACATTGCCGCCGCCCTCGCGTCGGCGGGGCTTCAGGTTCTGGTCATCGACATCGACCCCCAAGGCAACGCGTCCACGGCACTGGGTGTTCCCCATCATGCGGAAATCGACAGCATCTACGATGTGTTGATCAACGACTTCGCCATGTCCGATGTGGTGCAACAGTGCCCCGACATCGACAATCTGTATTGCGCGCCGGCCACCATCCACCTTGCCGGCGCCGAAATTGAGCTGGTTTCCCTGGTGGCGCGTGAACAGCGCCTGCGCCGCGCCATCGACGGATACGTCAAGTATCGCGAAGCCAACGGTGAAGAGCGCCTGGACTTCATCTTTATTGACTGCCCGCCGAGCCTGGGATTGCTGACCGTCAACGCGTTCTGCGCCGCCAATGAGGTCATGATCCCAATTCAGTGCGAATACTATGCACTTGAGGGACTCAGCCAGTTGTTGAAAAACATTGAGATGATCCAAAAACACCTGAATTCCGATCTGGTGGTCTCCACGATCCTGTTGACCATGTATGACGGCAGGACCAACCTGGCCGCCCATGTGGCCGCGGATGTGCGCGAACACTTCCCCAAGCAGGTCCTGCAGGCCCTCATTCCGCGTTCGGTGCGTATTTCCGAGGCGCCCAGCTACCAGCAGACCGTCATGACGTACGATCCGTCGTCCACCGGCGCGTTGTCCTACTTGGAAGCCGCCGCAGAACTGGCTGAACGCTAG
- the rsmG gene encoding 16S rRNA (guanine(527)-N(7))-methyltransferase RsmG — translation MVELTAEETIAAERIFGDRLELAKRYVEHLATSGIERGLIGPREVPRLWSRHVLNCAVVAELIDDGAKVADVGSGAGLPGLCLAIARPDLYLTLIEPLERRVIWLEEVVMDLGLHNVEIVRARAEAAIGKVECSVVTARAVSALNTLAPLTIPLLGGQGELLAIKGRSAAEEITKAAKTIKKLGGVQTEVLVAGADILEEPTTVVRVKVARR, via the coding sequence GTGGTAGAGCTAACTGCCGAAGAGACCATTGCCGCAGAGCGGATCTTCGGCGACCGGCTGGAGCTGGCCAAGCGCTACGTTGAGCACCTGGCCACGTCCGGCATCGAACGTGGCTTGATCGGCCCGCGGGAAGTTCCCCGGCTGTGGAGCCGGCACGTGCTCAACTGTGCGGTTGTGGCCGAGCTGATCGACGACGGCGCGAAAGTCGCCGACGTGGGAAGCGGCGCCGGCCTGCCGGGCCTGTGCCTGGCGATCGCCCGCCCGGACCTGTACCTCACTCTGATCGAACCGCTTGAACGCAGGGTCATATGGCTCGAGGAAGTGGTCATGGACCTGGGCCTGCACAATGTGGAGATTGTCCGAGCACGGGCAGAGGCCGCGATCGGCAAGGTTGAATGCTCCGTGGTGACGGCACGCGCCGTTTCCGCCCTCAATACCCTGGCGCCGCTGACCATTCCGCTGCTTGGCGGGCAGGGCGAACTGCTGGCCATCAAGGGACGCAGTGCGGCCGAGGAAATCACCAAGGCGGCCAAGACCATCAAGAAGCTTGGCGGCGTCCAGACCGAGGTGCTGGTTGCCGGTGCCGACATTCTTGAAGAACCCACCACGGTGGTTCGCGTGAAGGTGGCTCGGCGCTGA